In the genome of Nycticebus coucang isolate mNycCou1 chromosome 12, mNycCou1.pri, whole genome shotgun sequence, one region contains:
- the LOC128561501 gene encoding MARCKS-related protein-like — translation MGSQSSKAPRGDVTAEEAAGASPAKANGQENGHVKSNGDLSSKGEGESPPVNGTDEATGATGDAIEPAPPSQGAEAKGEVPPKETPKKKKKFSFKKPFKLSGLSFKRNRKEGGGDSSASSPTEEEQEQGEIGACSDEGSAQEGKAVATPESQEPQAKGAEASAASKGGNTEVEAGPQAAEPSTPSGLESGPTSASVEQNE, via the coding sequence ATGGGCAGCCAGAGCTCCAAGGCTCCCCGGGGCGACGTGACCGCCGAAGAGGCAGCAGGCGCTTCCCCCGCGAAGGCCAATGGACAGGAGAATGGCCAcgtgaaaagcaatggagacttATCCTCCAAGGGTGAAGGGGAATCGCCCCCCGTGAACGGAACAGATGAGGCAACCGGGGCGACCGGCGATGCCATCGAGCCAGCACCCCCTAGCCAGGGAGCTGAGGCAAAGGGGGAGGTCCCCCCAAAGGAGACccccaagaagaagaagaaattttctttcaaGAAGCCTTTCAAATTAAGCGGTCTGTCCTTCAAGAGAAATcggaaggagggtgggggtgattcttctgcctcctcacCCACAGAGGAAGAGCAGGAGCAGGGGGAGATTGGTGCCTGCAGCGACGAGGGCAGTGCCCAGGAAGGGAAGGCTGTTGCCACCCCCGAGAGCCAGGAGCCCCAGGCCAAGGGGGCAGAGGCTAGTGCTGCCTCCAAGGGAGGAAACACAGAAGTGGAGGCAGGGCCCCAGGCTGCAGAGCCGTCCACTCCCTCGGGGCTGGAGAGTGGCCCTACATCGGCCAGCGTTGAGCAGAATGAGTAg